A single Tachypleus tridentatus isolate NWPU-2018 chromosome 9, ASM421037v1, whole genome shotgun sequence DNA region contains:
- the LOC143224756 gene encoding ubiquitin carboxyl-terminal hydrolase 43-like, translated as MAPYVAQRNPILVNSHPNGMWTWSPWKRPRTQNFTCPEENVYDLYAVCNHHGNMQAGHYTGYCRNPVDGKWYMFDDTKVVGIQECDIVTADAYIVFYQRSSLSSSSCASSSTSGYSS; from the exons ATGGCTCCATATGTTGCTCAAAGGAACCCCATCCTAGTCAACAGTCATCCCAATGGAATGTGGACTTGGTCACCATGGAAACGTCCTAGGACGCAGAACTTCACTTGTCCCGAAGAAAATGTGTACGACTTATATGCAGTTTGTAATCATCATGGAAACATGCAAGCAGGACACTATACAG GCTACTGTAGAAATCCTGTGGATGGAAAGTGGTATATGTTTGATGATACTAAAGTGGTTGGTATCCAGGAATGTGACATAGTGACTGCTGATGCGTACATTGTTTTCTACCAACGGTCAAGTTTATCATCTTCATCATGTGCATCTTCATCTACCTCTGGCTACAGCAGCTAA